The following proteins are co-located in the Bosea sp. AS-1 genome:
- a CDS encoding MerR family DNA-binding transcriptional regulator, translating into MDTASAGDSDAGGFTISDLARDFGVTLRTLRFYESRGLIAPARSGMTRIYSARDRARLALILKGKQLGFTLVEIRAMLANEEKKAGSPDKSAAVGGLHLSREQIVEQLDLLRSQRAEIEDAIKELEGALTRLGAG; encoded by the coding sequence GTGGATACTGCCTCGGCCGGAGATTCCGATGCCGGGGGCTTCACCATCAGCGATCTCGCCCGCGACTTCGGGGTGACGCTGCGCACTCTGCGCTTCTATGAATCGCGTGGCCTGATCGCCCCAGCGCGCTCGGGTATGACCCGCATTTATTCGGCGCGCGATCGCGCCCGTCTCGCTCTGATCCTCAAGGGCAAGCAGCTCGGCTTCACGCTGGTCGAGATCCGCGCCATGCTCGCCAACGAGGAAAAGAAGGCGGGCTCGCCCGACAAGTCGGCCGCCGTCGGTGGCCTTCACCTGTCGCGCGAGCAGATCGTCGAGCAGCTCGATTTGTTGCGCAGCCAGCGCGCCGAGATCGAGGACGCGATCAAGGAGCTCGAAGGGGCTCTGACCCGGCTGGGAGCGGGCTGA
- a CDS encoding SDR family oxidoreductase encodes MADHGIKGKTVLIAGGAKNLGGLLARDLAAQAAKAVAIHYNSAPAKAEAEKTLAAIKAAGAEAYAFQADLTSAAAMEKLFADAKAAMGSIDIAVNTVGKVLKKPMVEISEAEFDGMSAVNSKTAFFFLKEAGKQVSDNGKVCTLVTSLLGAFTPFYASYAGTKAPVEHYTRAASKEFGERGISVTAIGPGPMDTPFFYPAEGADAVAYHKSAAALSSFSKTGLTDIKDIVPWIRFLVSDGWWMTGQTILVNGGYTTK; translated from the coding sequence ATGGCCGATCACGGCATCAAGGGTAAGACGGTTCTGATCGCCGGTGGCGCCAAGAATCTGGGCGGCCTGCTGGCAAGGGACCTGGCAGCGCAGGCCGCGAAAGCCGTCGCCATTCATTACAACAGCGCCCCGGCCAAGGCCGAAGCCGAAAAGACACTGGCCGCGATCAAGGCCGCCGGCGCGGAAGCTTACGCTTTCCAGGCCGACCTGACGTCGGCGGCTGCGATGGAAAAGCTCTTCGCTGATGCCAAGGCAGCCATGGGCTCGATCGACATAGCCGTGAACACAGTCGGCAAGGTGCTGAAGAAGCCGATGGTCGAGATCAGCGAAGCTGAGTTCGACGGGATGAGCGCGGTCAATTCGAAGACGGCGTTCTTCTTCCTCAAGGAGGCCGGGAAGCAGGTCAGTGACAACGGCAAGGTCTGCACGCTGGTGACGTCGCTGCTCGGCGCCTTCACCCCCTTCTATGCGAGCTATGCCGGCACTAAGGCGCCGGTCGAGCACTACACCCGCGCCGCCTCCAAGGAATTCGGCGAACGCGGCATCTCGGTGACGGCGATCGGGCCAGGGCCGATGGACACCCCGTTCTTTTATCCGGCCGAAGGCGCGGACGCGGTCGCCTATCACAAGAGCGCGGCTGCGCTCTCCTCCTTCTCGAAGACGGGGTTGACGGACATCAAGGATATTGTGCCCTGGATCCGCTTCCTCGTCTCGGACGGATGGTGGATGACCGGCCAGACCATCCTCGTGAATGGCGGCTACACGACGAAGTGA
- a CDS encoding 3-hydroxyacyl-CoA dehydrogenase NAD-binding domain-containing protein translates to MNLTNFRFEADADGIAVATWDMPGRSMNVITPEVMEELNQIVDKVASDEAIKGCVITSGKESFSGGADLTMLQGLRDLYVKLAKEKGEAVALQSFFDESRKLSLLYRKLETCGKPFAAAIHGVCLGGAFELSLACQYRVVSDDASTRVGLPEIKVGLFPGAGGTQRVARLMQTGDALQMMLKGEQVKPLPARNSGLVHAVVPRADIVQNAKDWLKANPQATQPWDQKGFKLPSNKVHSPAGMQIWPPANAIYRRETNDNYPAARAILCAVYEGLQLPIDLGLKVESRYFAKILRTKEAASMIRSLFVSMQELNKGARRPADVPPSKLKKVGVIGAGFMGAGIAYVTANAGLEVVLVDKDIEAAEKGKAYSHKLVSDQIMKGRAKTADRDALLGRIKASADYADLKGCDLIVEAVFEDPKVKAEVIAKVEAVVGPRTIFGSNTSTLPITGLAQASQRPKNFIGIHFFSPVEKMLLVEVIMARKTGKKALAMALDFVRAIKKTPIVVNDTRGFYANRCVGNYIREGHLMLMEGVPPAMIEAAGKQAGMPVGPLSLNDEVAVDLAWKVLKATKAQLGDGAVDPAQEKLLADMVEKHGRLGRKNRKGFYDYPEAGPKRLWPGLAELVGKRLDPESVDMEELKHRLLVTQALEAAKTYEEGVVTDPREADVGSIIGFGFAPFSGGTLSYIDNMGAAAFVKLCEKLAKAHGERFKPNRLLKRMAKTGESFYGTAEKKAA, encoded by the coding sequence ATGAACCTCACCAATTTCCGCTTCGAGGCCGACGCCGACGGCATCGCCGTCGCCACCTGGGATATGCCCGGTCGCTCGATGAACGTCATCACCCCCGAGGTGATGGAAGAATTGAACCAGATCGTCGACAAGGTCGCTTCCGATGAGGCGATCAAGGGCTGCGTCATCACCTCTGGCAAGGAGAGCTTCTCCGGCGGTGCCGACCTCACCATGCTCCAGGGCCTGCGCGATCTCTATGTGAAGCTCGCCAAGGAGAAGGGCGAGGCGGTGGCGCTGCAGAGCTTCTTCGACGAGAGCCGCAAGCTCTCACTGCTCTATCGCAAGCTCGAGACCTGCGGGAAACCCTTCGCTGCCGCGATCCATGGCGTCTGCCTCGGCGGTGCCTTCGAGCTTTCGCTCGCCTGCCAGTACCGCGTCGTCTCGGACGATGCCTCGACCCGCGTCGGCCTGCCCGAGATCAAGGTCGGGCTCTTCCCCGGCGCCGGCGGAACCCAGCGCGTGGCGCGGCTGATGCAGACCGGTGACGCACTCCAGATGATGCTCAAGGGCGAGCAGGTGAAGCCGCTGCCGGCGCGCAATTCCGGCCTCGTCCACGCGGTCGTGCCGCGCGCCGACATCGTCCAGAACGCCAAGGACTGGCTCAAGGCCAACCCGCAGGCGACGCAGCCCTGGGACCAGAAGGGCTTCAAGCTGCCCTCCAACAAGGTGCATTCGCCGGCCGGCATGCAGATCTGGCCGCCGGCCAACGCGATCTATCGCCGCGAGACCAACGACAACTATCCGGCCGCCCGCGCCATCCTCTGCGCGGTCTATGAGGGCCTCCAGCTCCCGATCGATCTCGGTCTCAAGGTCGAGAGCCGCTACTTCGCCAAGATCCTCAGGACGAAGGAGGCGGCCTCGATGATCCGCTCGCTCTTCGTCTCGATGCAGGAGCTGAACAAGGGCGCCCGCCGCCCGGCCGATGTGCCGCCTTCGAAGCTCAAGAAGGTCGGTGTCATCGGCGCCGGCTTCATGGGTGCCGGCATCGCCTATGTAACCGCTAATGCCGGCCTCGAGGTCGTGCTGGTCGACAAGGACATCGAGGCGGCCGAGAAGGGCAAGGCCTATTCGCACAAGCTGGTCTCCGACCAGATCATGAAGGGCCGCGCCAAGACCGCAGACCGCGACGCTCTGCTCGGTCGCATCAAGGCCTCGGCCGACTATGCCGATCTCAAGGGCTGCGACCTGATCGTCGAGGCCGTGTTCGAGGACCCGAAGGTCAAGGCCGAGGTCATCGCCAAGGTCGAGGCCGTGGTCGGCCCGCGCACGATCTTCGGCTCCAACACCTCGACGCTGCCGATCACCGGCTTGGCCCAGGCCAGCCAGCGGCCGAAGAACTTCATCGGCATCCATTTCTTCTCGCCGGTCGAGAAGATGCTGCTGGTCGAGGTCATCATGGCCAGGAAGACCGGCAAGAAGGCCCTCGCGATGGCGCTGGACTTCGTCCGCGCCATCAAGAAGACGCCGATCGTCGTCAACGACACCCGCGGCTTCTATGCCAATCGCTGCGTCGGCAATTACATCCGCGAAGGCCATCTGATGCTGATGGAAGGCGTGCCGCCGGCGATGATCGAGGCCGCCGGCAAGCAGGCCGGCATGCCGGTCGGCCCGCTCTCGCTCAACGACGAGGTCGCGGTCGATCTCGCCTGGAAGGTGCTGAAGGCGACCAAGGCCCAACTTGGCGACGGTGCCGTCGATCCGGCGCAGGAGAAGCTGCTCGCCGACATGGTCGAGAAGCATGGCCGTCTCGGCCGCAAGAACCGCAAGGGCTTCTACGACTATCCGGAAGCCGGGCCGAAGCGGCTCTGGCCGGGCCTTGCCGAGCTGGTCGGCAAGCGCCTCGATCCGGAGAGCGTCGACATGGAGGAGCTGAAGCACCGCCTCCTGGTGACGCAGGCGCTGGAAGCCGCGAAGACCTATGAGGAAGGCGTCGTCACCGATCCCCGCGAGGCCGATGTCGGCTCGATCATCGGCTTCGGCTTCGCGCCCTTCTCGGGCGGCACGCTCTCCTACATCGACAACATGGGCGCGGCTGCCTTCGTGAAGCTTTGCGAGAAGCTGGCCAAGGCCCATGGCGAGCGCTTCAAGCCGAACCGCCTCCTGAAGCGCATGGCCAAGACCGGCGAGAGCTTCTACGGCACGGCCGAGAAGAAGGCGGCCTGA
- a CDS encoding acetyl-CoA C-acetyltransferase → MADAFIYDHVRTPRGKGKADGSLHEVTAIELGTQALRAIKDRNNLDPLLVEDVVMGCVDPVGEAAADIARTVALKAGYGKEVPGVQINRFCASGLDAVNLAAAQVMSGQKEMAIGGGVESMSRVGMGASGFGIAVDPSVAIDTYFMPQGVSADLIATKYGFSRDDVDAFAVRSHQRAAKAWKEGRFKRSVIPVTDVNGLTILDHDETIRADANMQALAALKPSFVQMGEMGGFDAVATSAHPDVEFINHVHHAGNSSGIVDGAAAVLVGSKRAGKAAGLKPRARIKAFATVGSDLALMLTGPIDVTERVLKKAGMTTKDIDLFELNEAFSSVVLRYQQALDIDDAVLNVNGGAIAMGHPLGATGAMVLGTVLDELERQDKQTALVTLCVAVGMGVATIIERV, encoded by the coding sequence ATGGCTGACGCATTCATCTACGATCACGTCCGCACACCGCGCGGCAAGGGCAAGGCCGACGGCTCGCTGCACGAGGTCACGGCGATCGAGCTCGGCACGCAGGCGCTTCGCGCCATCAAGGACCGCAACAACCTCGATCCGCTTCTCGTCGAGGACGTGGTCATGGGCTGCGTCGATCCGGTCGGCGAGGCCGCGGCCGACATCGCCCGTACCGTCGCGCTCAAGGCCGGCTACGGCAAGGAAGTGCCGGGCGTGCAGATCAACCGTTTCTGCGCCTCGGGCCTCGACGCGGTGAACCTCGCCGCGGCGCAGGTCATGTCCGGCCAGAAGGAAATGGCGATCGGCGGCGGCGTCGAGTCGATGTCCCGCGTCGGTATGGGCGCCTCCGGCTTCGGCATCGCGGTCGACCCCAGCGTCGCCATCGACACCTATTTCATGCCGCAGGGCGTTTCGGCCGACCTGATCGCGACCAAATACGGCTTCTCCCGCGACGACGTCGACGCCTTTGCCGTGCGCTCGCACCAGCGCGCGGCCAAGGCCTGGAAGGAGGGCCGCTTCAAGCGCTCGGTGATCCCGGTCACGGATGTCAATGGCCTCACCATTCTCGACCATGACGAGACGATCCGGGCCGATGCCAACATGCAGGCGCTGGCGGCGCTCAAGCCCTCCTTCGTCCAGATGGGCGAGATGGGCGGCTTCGATGCGGTCGCGACCTCTGCCCATCCCGATGTGGAGTTCATCAATCACGTCCATCATGCCGGCAACTCCTCCGGCATCGTCGATGGCGCGGCCGCCGTGCTCGTCGGCTCGAAGCGGGCCGGCAAGGCCGCGGGCTTGAAGCCGCGCGCCCGTATCAAGGCCTTCGCCACCGTCGGCTCCGACCTCGCCCTGATGTTGACCGGCCCGATCGACGTCACCGAGCGCGTCCTGAAGAAGGCCGGCATGACCACGAAGGATATCGATCTCTTCGAACTGAACGAAGCCTTCTCGTCAGTGGTGCTGCGTTACCAGCAGGCGCTCGACATCGATGACGCGGTCCTGAACGTCAATGGCGGTGCCATCGCCATGGGCCATCCGCTCGGTGCGACCGGCGCGATGGTGCTGGGCACCGTGCTCGACGAGCTGGAGCGGCAGGACAAGCAGACCGCGCTGGTGACGCTCTGCGTCGCTGTCGGCATGGGCGTTGCCACCATCATCGAGCGCGTGTGA
- a CDS encoding aspartate aminotransferase family protein gives MTAAAPVATPNDLEAFWMPFTANRSFKKNPRMISRAEGMFYYTPENKPVMDGTAGLWCCNAGHAREPIIQAIQAQARDLDYAPSFQYGHPKVFAAAARIAALAPGDLDHVFFAGSGSEAADSALKIALAYWNVSGKAAKTRLIGRERGYHGVGFGGISVGGMSNNRKFFGSLLTGVDHLAHTYDRDKQAFSKGEPDYGAHFADDLERIVALHDASTIAAVIVEPMAGSTGALPPPKGYLKRLREICDKHGILLIFDEVITGFGRLGFAFAAERYGVIPDMITFAKGVTSGTVPMGGVIVRKHIYDAFMGGADNVIELFHGYTYSGHPLAAAAALASLDIYRDEGLFERARAMEGAWADAVMSLKDEPNVVDIRTLGMVGAVDLAPRADGVGKRGYEFIERAFHEEGLMIRTAADTIAFSPPLIITESQVDELIGKLRRTIRAVAN, from the coding sequence ATGACCGCCGCCGCCCCCGTCGCCACTCCGAACGACCTCGAAGCCTTCTGGATGCCGTTCACGGCCAACCGGTCGTTCAAGAAGAATCCGCGCATGATCTCCCGCGCCGAGGGCATGTTCTACTACACGCCGGAGAACAAGCCGGTGATGGACGGCACGGCGGGTCTGTGGTGCTGCAATGCCGGCCATGCGCGCGAACCGATCATCCAGGCGATCCAGGCGCAGGCGCGCGACCTCGACTACGCCCCTTCCTTCCAGTACGGCCACCCCAAGGTCTTCGCCGCCGCCGCTCGCATCGCGGCGCTGGCACCGGGCGATCTCGACCATGTCTTCTTCGCGGGTTCCGGCTCGGAAGCGGCCGACTCGGCGCTCAAGATCGCGCTCGCCTACTGGAACGTCTCGGGCAAGGCCGCCAAGACTCGCCTGATCGGCCGCGAGCGCGGCTATCACGGCGTCGGCTTCGGCGGCATCTCGGTCGGCGGCATGTCGAACAACCGCAAGTTCTTCGGCTCGCTGCTCACCGGCGTCGACCACCTCGCCCATACCTATGACCGCGACAAGCAGGCCTTCAGCAAGGGCGAGCCGGACTATGGCGCGCATTTCGCCGATGATCTCGAGCGCATCGTCGCGTTGCACGACGCCTCGACCATCGCCGCCGTCATCGTCGAGCCGATGGCCGGCTCGACCGGCGCGCTGCCGCCGCCGAAGGGCTATCTCAAGCGCCTGCGCGAGATCTGCGACAAGCACGGCATCCTCTTGATCTTCGACGAGGTCATCACCGGCTTCGGCCGCCTCGGCTTCGCCTTCGCCGCCGAACGCTACGGCGTGATCCCGGACATGATCACCTTCGCCAAGGGCGTGACCTCCGGAACCGTGCCGATGGGCGGCGTGATCGTGCGCAAGCACATCTACGACGCCTTCATGGGCGGAGCGGACAATGTCATCGAGCTGTTCCACGGCTACACCTATTCGGGCCACCCGCTGGCTGCGGCCGCCGCGCTGGCTTCGCTCGACATCTATCGGGACGAGGGACTGTTCGAGCGCGCCCGCGCCATGGAAGGCGCCTGGGCCGACGCGGTGATGAGCCTGAAGGACGAGCCGAATGTCGTCGATATCCGCACGCTTGGCATGGTCGGCGCGGTCGACCTCGCACCGCGAGCGGACGGCGTCGGCAAGCGCGGCTACGAATTCATCGAACGCGCCTTCCACGAGGAAGGGCTGATGATCCGCACCGCAGCCGACACGATTGCCTTCTCGCCGCCGCTGATCATCACGGAATCGCAGGTGGACGAGCTGATCGGCAAGCTGCGCCGGACGATCCGGGCCGTGGCGAACTGA
- a CDS encoding acyl-CoA dehydrogenase C-terminal domain-containing protein gives MPVYKAPVDDTLFLLNDVFSIERYNNLPGFADATPDVVEAVLGEGAKLCEEVLQPINYSGDQEGCIRNADGSVTTPKGFKQAYEAYAGGGWIGLAMDPEYGGQGLPYTLGAVMNEYASAANMAFAMYPGLTMGALAALYVHGSDEIKRTYLPKMIDGTWSGTMNLTEPHCGTDLGLLKTKAVPNGDGSYAITGTKIFISAGEQDITENIIHLVLARIEGAPAGVKGISLFVVPRNKLGEDGSVGANNGVSCGSIEHKMGIHGNATCVMNYDGAQGWLVGEENRGLNAMFVMMNEARLGVAIQGLAQSEVAYQNAVAYAKERLQGRALTGAKEPSKPADPIIVHPDVRRTLMSIKAFNEAARAFVLWNALKSDVAHRSGDAAERQAADDQLGLMTPVLKGVLTDIGFDNAVKAQQMFGGHGYIAETGVEQFVRDARIAMIYEGANGVQAMDLVGRKLGRDGGRGIMAFFNEVGGFLKDNAEDEGLKPLLGPLQVSLGHLQQAAMWFMNNALAKPDNAGAGATDFMHLLGLVSLGYMWAKMAKAAQEKLKTGANGATERMNAKLVTARFFMERTLPETAAHLARITAGADTTMALAPELF, from the coding sequence ATGCCGGTCTACAAGGCGCCCGTCGACGATACGCTTTTCCTGCTCAACGACGTTTTCAGCATCGAACGCTACAACAACCTGCCGGGCTTCGCCGATGCGACCCCGGATGTGGTCGAGGCGGTGCTCGGCGAAGGCGCCAAGCTCTGCGAGGAAGTCCTCCAGCCGATCAACTATTCCGGCGATCAGGAAGGCTGCATCCGCAACGCTGACGGCAGCGTCACCACGCCGAAGGGCTTCAAGCAGGCCTATGAGGCCTATGCCGGCGGCGGCTGGATCGGCCTCGCCATGGATCCCGAATATGGCGGCCAGGGGCTGCCCTACACGCTCGGCGCCGTGATGAACGAATACGCCTCGGCCGCGAACATGGCCTTCGCCATGTATCCCGGCCTCACCATGGGCGCGCTCGCTGCGCTCTATGTCCATGGCTCCGACGAGATCAAGCGCACCTATCTGCCTAAGATGATCGACGGCACCTGGTCAGGCACCATGAACCTGACCGAGCCGCATTGCGGCACCGATCTCGGCCTGCTCAAGACCAAGGCCGTCCCGAATGGCGACGGCTCCTATGCCATCACCGGCACCAAGATCTTCATCTCGGCCGGCGAGCAGGACATCACCGAGAACATCATCCACCTCGTGCTCGCCCGCATCGAGGGCGCCCCGGCCGGCGTGAAGGGCATCTCGCTCTTCGTCGTGCCGCGCAACAAGCTGGGCGAAGACGGCTCGGTCGGCGCCAATAATGGCGTCTCCTGCGGCTCGATCGAGCACAAGATGGGCATTCACGGCAACGCCACCTGCGTCATGAACTATGATGGCGCGCAGGGTTGGCTGGTCGGCGAGGAGAATCGTGGCCTCAACGCCATGTTCGTGATGATGAACGAGGCCCGCCTCGGCGTCGCGATCCAGGGGCTCGCCCAGTCCGAGGTCGCCTATCAGAACGCCGTCGCCTACGCCAAGGAGCGCCTGCAGGGCAGGGCGCTGACCGGCGCCAAGGAGCCGAGTAAGCCGGCCGATCCGATCATCGTCCATCCGGACGTGCGCCGCACCCTGATGTCGATCAAGGCCTTCAACGAGGCGGCGCGCGCCTTCGTGCTCTGGAACGCGCTGAAGTCCGACGTCGCCCATCGTTCGGGCGATGCGGCCGAGCGGCAGGCCGCCGACGACCAGCTCGGCCTGATGACGCCGGTGCTCAAGGGCGTGCTCACCGATATCGGCTTCGACAACGCCGTGAAGGCACAGCAGATGTTCGGCGGTCATGGCTACATTGCCGAGACCGGCGTCGAGCAGTTCGTGCGCGATGCCCGCATCGCCATGATCTACGAGGGCGCCAACGGCGTGCAGGCGATGGACCTCGTCGGCCGCAAGCTCGGACGTGACGGTGGCCGCGGCATCATGGCCTTCTTCAACGAGGTCGGCGGCTTCCTGAAGGACAACGCCGAGGACGAGGGCCTGAAGCCCTTGCTCGGGCCGCTCCAGGTCTCGCTTGGCCATCTCCAGCAGGCGGCGATGTGGTTCATGAACAACGCCCTCGCCAAGCCCGACAACGCCGGCGCCGGTGCGACCGATTTCATGCATCTGCTCGGCCTGGTCTCGCTCGGCTACATGTGGGCGAAGATGGCCAAGGCCGCCCAGGAGAAGCTGAAGACCGGTGCAAACGGCGCGACCGAACGGATGAACGCCAAGCTGGTGACGGCGCGCTTCTTCATGGAACGCACCTTGCCGGAGACCGCCGCCCATCTGGCGCGGATTACCGCAGGCGCCGACACGACCATGGCGCTGGCGCCGGAGCTGTTCTAG
- a CDS encoding peptide deformylase yields the protein MPSRPILSFPDPRLRVAATPVTRFDADLRELAADLLDTMRTAPGIGITAPHIGVSLRLVVLELTPGDVRTYVNPVLDNVSRETIRHVEGSVSMPGVTDELERHAHVRVRYHDLTGTEQIEEADGLLAVCHQHEIDQLDGVFWIDRLSRLKRDRLITRYNKLRRG from the coding sequence ATGCCGTCGAGGCCAATCCTGAGCTTTCCCGATCCGCGTCTGCGCGTGGCGGCTACTCCTGTCACGCGCTTCGACGCTGACCTGCGAGAGCTCGCAGCCGATCTGCTCGACACGATGCGGACAGCACCGGGCATCGGCATCACGGCGCCGCATATCGGCGTGTCGTTGCGGCTGGTGGTGCTGGAGCTGACGCCCGGCGATGTGCGGACCTACGTCAATCCGGTGCTGGATAATGTCTCGCGCGAGACCATCCGTCATGTCGAGGGCAGCGTCTCGATGCCGGGCGTGACTGACGAGCTGGAGCGCCATGCCCATGTGCGGGTGCGCTATCACGATTTGACCGGAACCGAGCAGATCGAGGAGGCGGACGGGCTGCTCGCCGTCTGCCACCAGCACGAGATCGACCAGCTTGATGGCGTGTTCTGGATCGATCGCCTGTCACGCCTGAAGCGCGACAGGCTGATCACCCGCTACAACAAGCTGCGGCGGGGATAG
- a CDS encoding LysR family transcriptional regulator, translating to MDRIDLFRIYARVVECESFTQAAKALGLPRSSVSAAVAALEQRIGARLLHRTTRRVSATQDGAAFYEHCSRLVADVEETEALFRHSAASPAGRLRIDVPGRIGRLIIAPALPDFLARYPEIDIDLSVADKAANLIEDGIDCVLRVGPLSDSGLIARPIGELPLINVASHGYLAAHGMPMHPGELDGHRAVNYASPSTGRIEPWEWLEDGVLHSRALPGRITVNSAEAYIACCLAGLGLIQIPAYDVAEHLAAGDLVEVMPRHRAAPMPMTLLYPHRRHLSRRLQVFADWLVALLRTRLAA from the coding sequence TTGGACCGTATCGACCTCTTCCGCATCTATGCCCGCGTCGTCGAATGCGAGAGCTTCACCCAGGCGGCGAAGGCGCTGGGGCTGCCGCGCTCCTCGGTCTCGGCGGCAGTGGCCGCGCTCGAACAGCGGATCGGCGCGAGACTGCTCCACCGCACGACACGACGCGTCTCGGCGACGCAGGACGGCGCGGCCTTCTACGAGCATTGCTCAAGGCTCGTCGCCGATGTCGAAGAAACCGAGGCGCTGTTCCGCCACAGTGCGGCGAGCCCGGCCGGTCGGCTCAGGATCGACGTGCCCGGCCGCATCGGGCGCCTGATCATCGCGCCGGCCCTGCCGGATTTCCTCGCCCGCTATCCCGAGATCGATATCGATCTCAGCGTCGCCGACAAAGCCGCCAACCTGATTGAGGACGGCATCGACTGCGTGTTGCGTGTCGGCCCGCTAAGCGACTCAGGATTGATCGCGCGACCGATCGGAGAGCTGCCGCTCATCAATGTCGCAAGCCACGGCTATCTCGCTGCGCATGGCATGCCGATGCATCCCGGCGAGCTCGATGGGCACAGGGCCGTCAACTACGCCTCGCCGTCGACCGGAAGGATCGAGCCATGGGAATGGCTGGAGGATGGCGTGCTGCACAGCCGCGCCCTGCCCGGGCGCATCACCGTCAACAGCGCGGAAGCCTATATCGCCTGCTGCCTCGCCGGGCTCGGCCTGATCCAGATCCCGGCCTATGACGTGGCCGAGCATCTCGCGGCGGGCGATCTCGTCGAGGTCATGCCCCGGCATCGGGCGGCGCCGATGCCGATGACGTTGCTCTATCCCCACCGTCGGCACCTGTCGCGCCGGCTGCAGGTCTTCGCGGATTGGCTCGTGGCGCTGCTGCGCACGAGATTGGCGGCTTGA